A window from Triticum aestivum cultivar Chinese Spring chromosome 6D, IWGSC CS RefSeq v2.1, whole genome shotgun sequence encodes these proteins:
- the LOC123141306 gene encoding auxin-responsive protein SAUR71, which produces MKRLFRRLSRVAAADSSSAAAATAYRQLRAPKQAASAAGGAKVPQGHVPVCVGEEGGPVERFAVRADLLGRPAFAALLLRAAQEYGYGHPGALRIPCPVADFRRLLVRLSDDPYADEC; this is translated from the coding sequence aTGAAGCGCCTCTTCAGACGCCTCTCCCGCGTCGCCGCGGCCgactcctcctccgcggccgccgccaCGGCGTACCGGCAGCTCCGCGCGCCGAAGCAGGCCGCGTCGGCGGCCGGCGGCGCCAAGGTGCCGCAGGGGCACGTGCCGGTGTGCGTCGGCGAGGAGGGCGGGCCCGTGGAGCGGTTCGCGGTGCGCGCGGACCTGCTGGGCCGGCCGGCCTTCGCGGCGCTGCTCCTCCGCGCCGCCCAGGAGTACGGGTACGGCCACCCCGGCGCGCTCCGCATCCCCTGCCCCGTCGCCGACTTCCGCCGCCTCCTCgtccgcctctccgacgacccCTACGCCGACGAGTGCTAG